ACTGGTATATAAAAGAAAACACTGCTCCTCCCTAGACAGGAGTGACCGGTTCTACCCAACACTGAAGTCAGCTCAAAACAAAGAATGACACTAGGTtaagcacgtggagtaatgagtaggattctgttttCACGTGCAAAAGTGATTGCTCTTGATGAAAACactatctgccttcccaatgaaaactagttagaAAATGTGAACatgtattttatggaaaagagatgtacATTTCTGAATGACGGATCATGctgcctttctaaaatcataACCAAGCGGTTCAGATTGCTGTTCGATTTTAGCAGGGTGCGGACTCCCTCATGTGACGGACCATAGCCCCATGCAACTCTGGCCAGTTTAATATAATCCCATCGTGGTTGTACAAGGTGCTCTCGCTTTCTTCCCACAAAAGAAAGCCTAGAGCACAACAATCTTGAACAGATATTCAGTATTCAAAACAAAAAATTCCATTCCCCACCACCTATCTCGTTTGTTGAGTTTTTTAACACTGCTGTCAATGACTTCCCAGTCACTGGACTTTGCACTGGTGGATTGATAGAATGAAAACAGGCACCAGAAGAATCTATTCATTCGTGGTTGTGGACTGCTTTTTAACTTGGAAGTACAGGATGCTGTAATATATAAAGCAGATGTATCTTATTGTATGAGGTATATAAGAAGATTATTTCCTCAATCTGGATTGAGTTACATGTAGGGATTGTAAATTATAGTCTCCAATAGAATGGCAGACCGAAAAGCAGTGAAAATTGTCAGTGGTCAACCAGACTTTCTGCAGTTTAACAACCTGGCCTGTGAGACAGCTGGAGGGAAAGTAAGTCTTACACCATGGACACAAGGTTGACATTTAGATAACTGTAAATAACACAATATGAGACAATGTTCATCTGTTTACGTGCTCACTGTCATTTTAGGTTATTTTTGCTACAGACGAATGGTTTGCACCAGCTAGCAATCTTTTGAAGGTACTGTGCACACTTACATTACTAATCCACTGTCATCTGTTGATCCACTACCATTCACATCTACCACCCTCTCCCTTTGTTCACTGCACGTGGTTGGAAGAGAGAGCCGCCAGAGTTCATAGCGTCTGCATTCACCGAGTACGGAAAATGGATGGACGGCTGGGAGACGAGAAGGAAAAGAATACCTGGTATAACTTGAATAATTTCAATGGTGGTAAAATGGAATGATCATAGGTAGGCTAATCTGAATACAGAAGCTTGATCTTGTCTGCTGTCTCTGCTAGGTCATGACTGGTGCATCATCCAGCTGGGTGTACCTGGCATCATACATGGCCTGGATGTGGACACGTCCTTCTTTACTGGAAACTACTCGCCCTCTGCCTCTGTTCAGGCTGCATGTCTGGGTATGGATGACTGTAACAGGctctgtttacacaggcagccaaattctgatatgtttccactaattggtcttgaccaatcagatcagctcttgccaataattgggcaaaaaaaTCTGTCTAATACCTCCTGATAGGTTAGAAAGATCCatagggtgttttcacatatggAATTCAGTACCCTGGTTTGGTTTCTTGGAGTGTTTGTCAGAATTCTACAGAACACGTTTTGCTTTCACAAGACAAGAAAATAACTGTTTCGGGGTGGGAATTAGCAAGACCCACATTCTACATGACATTAGCAAACTAACCAGCTAGTTCGTggtgcgcgctagtagcgtttcaatcggtgacgtcacttgctctgagaccttgaaggagTTTTGAAATagagtgaaacagggaggtactacctggacttgtccagtAAGAACTCAGATTTTCTGTAACTTGTGGAGCGACAGGTAACGATGCTTCGCGCGTGATTGTCACCgacgtgtgcagagggtccctggttcaagcccaaagttggggcgaggagagggacRGAAGCAACACTGCTACAGTTACAATTGGCAAAAGGCATAGTCATGTAtgtttctgtgttttgtctgtctgATCAGATGAGGCCCCAGCACTGACCCTGGAGGGAGACCGCACTGGCACGGCTGCTTCCGAGAGCCAGTTTGAAGCAGTTGCTAAGGTACAACCGTTTACActgacactgtacacacacacacacacacacacacacacacacacacacacacacacacacacactggagaagaTCAATGATCAATTGTGTTTGATTGACAGTTGCACTCTGAGTCGTGGGAGGAGCTTGTTCCTGTGACAGAGCTGAAACCTGGATACTCCGACACCTGTCATAACTACTTCCCAATCGCCTACCCCAGCAGAGTCACCCACCTACGACTCAACATGTACCCAGGTAACACCTCCACGTCAGATACTCTCTCCGCTATAGGTTACATAATTTCTCATCAATATTGCTGATAAAGGATCTACTTACGCTTGTGTTGCAGATGGGGGGATTGCTAGACTGAAGGTCTATGGCGTTGGGCAGAAAGACTGGTCTGCCCTGCCCACACAGGACCAGCTGGACCTGGTGGCCCTGGTCAACGGTGGGGTCTGTCTGGGCTACAGCGACGCCCACTTTGGCCACCCCCGGAATATGATTGGTATGCCAATGCTGTCATTCTGCAAACATTTCAAATGGGGCTTCTGTCATCATACTGATGACATATTAATATTACTATATTATTCATATCATATTGATTAAGGAATCAATCACTTCAGTACAGATAGCACTgtaaaagtaaaaacaaataGGGCAATATTTATTTTCGCACTATTCATTTGGAAATACTGAATAACACAGACAGATATAACAAAGACCGATATAACAAAGGCAGAGTTCTTTCAACCAGCTGTGTCCATCTCATTTGTTGATCTATCTTTCACTAATGAAGTGCACACATGATTTATCTATTTGGTAAATGATTCCAGTCAGTTGGGCCTTTGTGGCTGAAAGATCTTACTCCCATCTCATGATGTACCTTTGGGATTTGTAGTTGTTGTCGAAAGAAGCAGTGTAAGTCTTGAATAGTTAGGTGTTCCTTAATATATACAGGGAAATTACTGGCAGGCCTGTGATATGTTTTAATGACGATGTCAATATTGGCAACGGTCCAGAATCTCATCGGTAGTGCATACCATTGGTAATGAACATATCAAAATGAGACAAGTCTATAGACTGGGTTGACCGGGAAACGTCATACCCTTGTAGGTTTGGGAAGATCTGCAAACATGGGCGATGGATGGGAGACAGCCCGTCGACTGGACAGACCCAAAAACCTACAGGTAACGTAAAATCAAAATGAATTCGTCACGTGTACAGGATACAGCgagtgtaaacggtacagtgaaatgcttacttgccgctcttcatcatttacatttacatttaagtcatttagcagacgctcttatccagagcgacttacaaattggaaagttcatacatattcatccatattcatcctggtccccccgtggggaatgaacccacaaccctggcgttgcaagcgccatgctctaccaactgagccacacgggactgtcatcAGCAGTGCAAAATAAATTCAGCTAAGTTTGGCACATGCCATAGCACTGGATCGTATTCATTAGGACAATTCAGAGTAGAACTTTTTGAAATGTTTTCGACAGAAAATCTCTGTTCTTTTTGTGCAAGTTCAGgtagtacctccctgtttcactctATTTCAAAACATGTTCTCCTTGGTGAACACGACACTGTTGTATCATCTGGTGACATGATACTGTGTTCCGCAGGTGGATGGGAAGGGCATCCTACAGGTACCAGGTTATGAGTGGGCAGTTCTCAGACTGGGGCATCCCGGAGTCATCAGCCAAATTGAGATAGACACCAACCACTTCAAAGGTAGagtaacacacgcacgcacacacattctgTCTGTTCCAGCCTCTGTTAAAGACTTGGTtactagggttaggattagggcagGTAGGCTAGcgattaagagcgttgggccagtaaccgaaaggtggaaaaatctgtccttctgcccttgagcaaggcagttaacccccaacaacaactgctccccgagcgccgatgacgtggatgtcgattaaggaagCCCACTGCACTTCTCTGATTCACAGGGGTTGGGTTCAATGCAGAAGATATATTTCGGTTAAATGCATTCAGCTGTGCAACTGActactaggtatcccctttctctAGTTATGACAATGTAACAGGTTCGCCTCTGTTGTAAATACGGCAGTCCACTGTACAGACTACTGAGACAGAGGTTTTGTGTTTCTCTTACTGTGTCATGTGATGTCAACACGCAGGAAACTTCCCAGACTCCTGCAAGATAGAAGCGTGCTATCTGACCCCCGAGGAGGAAGGGAAGTATGTGAGTGGCAGGTGGAGCAGCGATCCAGGAAACAAATGGCGGGTGCTTCTGCAGCCTCAGAAAGTATGTCAACCATTATCCCTATAATTCACTTCAATGCCTGGGCCTgttagagtgctgatctaggatctgtttgGCCTTTTAGTAAGTTCACAATGCatagggggacctgatcctagatcagcgctccTACTGAGACTTTATCAGCACATTTTCATCCAGAAAGTTTTTTTCAGCATTTTAATCAATTCAGTATTTAAATGTCCATATTCCAGACAGATGGGGAGAAATTCAAGTGTGTGTTTCAAAACATATTAGTTAGGTAAACAATATTGAATGTGCATGTATAATAACTAAATCAGGTCTTGGCAAATGTAAGGAGAATATCTGTCTCATCTGTGAGAGGTGTTGTGCTTCACACTTCACTCTCTAATGTGCCCAAGTTTCTGTGACGTGAAACGTCTGCCAAAGTCAGCAGTCCATCTAACTTACTTTTTTTCCTCATGCAACTGCTTAAGTACCAAAACGACTCATAACCTACGACCGGTGATGGTAATAACCATTCCAAACTGCAACAGTAAAACACATCAGTTTGGTGAGAACTGTTTTCTGTCTGTTCTAGCTGCAGGCCCATCACAGGCACTTTTACTCATGTGACTCGCTGGCGCT
Above is a genomic segment from Salvelinus sp. IW2-2015 linkage group LG28, ASM291031v2, whole genome shotgun sequence containing:
- the LOC111954564 gene encoding allantoicase-like isoform X1 encodes the protein MADRKAVKIVSGQPDFLQFNNLACETAGGKVIFATDEWFAPASNLLKREPPEFIASAFTEYGKWMDGWETRRKRIPGHDWCIIQLGVPGIIHGLDVDTSFFTGNYSPSASVQAACLDEAPALTLEGDRTGTAASESQFEAVAKLHSESWEELVPVTELKPGYSDTCHNYFPIAYPSRVTHLRLNMYPDGGIARLKVYGVGQKDWSALPTQDQLDLVALVNGGVCLGYSDAHFGHPRNMIGLGRSANMGDGWETARRLDRPKNLQVDGKGILQVPGYEWAVLRLGHPGVISQIEIDTNHFKGNFPDSCKIEACYLTPEEEGKYVSGRWSSDPGNKWRVLLQPQKLQAHHRHFYSCDSLALSGPVSHVRLVIAPDGGVSRLRLWGRPTSTRHTSKL
- the LOC111954564 gene encoding allantoicase-like isoform X2, whose protein sequence is MADRKAVKIVSGQPDFLQFNNLACETAGGKREPPEFIASAFTEYGKWMDGWETRRKRIPGHDWCIIQLGVPGIIHGLDVDTSFFTGNYSPSASVQAACLDEAPALTLEGDRTGTAASESQFEAVAKLHSESWEELVPVTELKPGYSDTCHNYFPIAYPSRVTHLRLNMYPDGGIARLKVYGVGQKDWSALPTQDQLDLVALVNGGVCLGYSDAHFGHPRNMIGLGRSANMGDGWETARRLDRPKNLQVDGKGILQVPGYEWAVLRLGHPGVISQIEIDTNHFKGNFPDSCKIEACYLTPEEEGKYVSGRWSSDPGNKWRVLLQPQKLQAHHRHFYSCDSLALSGPVSHVRLVIAPDGGVSRLRLWGRPTSTRHTSKL